The genomic segment CGGTAGCCATAGTATTTCCTCCATGCTGTTTTGCGGTTACGCAGCCCGATGCAACGTAACCAGATATTCAACCATGATGCGCTGTGCATGAGCACCCGCAAGACGCGTTGCCTGCTGAAACTCAACCGAGACAAGGTCATAATCAGGCACAGCAAAAGCTGTCTGCTCCACAAAATCACGCAGATCACGGGCATAGATGTCTGCCGTGTCCATATCCGCCGCGTACACGTCCAGTTGCAGATAAATTTCAGGTAAAATGCTGGTAAAAGAGCGGTCTTCCGACTCATGCGGTACAGAAACAACAACAAAAGGCACTTTTTT from the Oleidesulfovibrio alaskensis DSM 16109 genome contains:
- the gp17 gene encoding tail completion protein gp17, whose protein sequence is MMKAFREAFFKAYAQGGSALHLRLGDSLYAFEAPRGKKVPFVVVSVPHESEDRSFTSILPEIYLQLDVYAADMDTADIYARDLRDFVEQTAFAVPDYDLVSVEFQQATRLAGAHAQRIMVEYLVTLHRAA